In Microbacterium sp. AB, a single genomic region encodes these proteins:
- a CDS encoding ABC transporter permease subunit — protein sequence MAQGTLVASRESHARGWRGIGWGFVVKLVLMAVVNALGVAAILAAWQAESWVVLGAMAALLAVADGVYFSRRALPLKYLLPGLAFLAVFQVFVLGYTAYVAFTNYGTGHAGSMGQAVEAALIQDERRDPDSPTYPLAIVERDGELGLAIVDADGDVRAGTATSPLETVGGASLGSSGAPETVPGWTVVPRADVLTDSALQEEIAALRVAVSVDPEDGSVRTREGSTGAVYTSSLAWDEQSQTFTDAETGTVYEPSDDGRFVAADGSALPTGWYVGVGFDNFVRAVTDARLAGPLLQVTLWTFAFAILTVLTSFGLGLLFAIIYNDPRVRGRKVLRTLMILPYAFPAFMSALLWRGMLNSEFGVVNDLFFFGAEINWLGDPVLAKLAVLWVNLWLSYPYWFLVCTGALQALPADTLEAATIDGAGRWRRFRSIVLPLLLVSTAPLAISSFAFNFNNFTIIYMLSGGGPAFVGNSGLGATDILISAIYQISGVSGGAADYGLASALSIVVFVVIGVISALAFRQTRKLEEFQ from the coding sequence ATGGCACAGGGAACGCTCGTCGCATCGCGCGAGTCGCACGCGCGCGGATGGCGCGGAATCGGATGGGGCTTCGTCGTCAAGCTCGTCCTCATGGCGGTCGTCAACGCCCTCGGCGTCGCGGCGATCCTCGCCGCATGGCAGGCCGAGTCGTGGGTCGTGCTCGGCGCCATGGCGGCGCTCCTCGCGGTCGCGGACGGGGTGTACTTCTCCCGGCGAGCCCTGCCGCTGAAGTATCTGCTGCCGGGTCTGGCCTTCCTCGCGGTCTTCCAGGTCTTCGTTCTCGGCTACACGGCGTACGTCGCGTTCACCAACTACGGCACGGGTCACGCCGGATCCATGGGCCAGGCCGTCGAGGCGGCCCTCATCCAGGACGAGCGGCGGGACCCCGACTCGCCGACGTATCCCCTGGCGATCGTGGAGCGCGACGGCGAGCTCGGCCTCGCGATCGTCGACGCGGACGGCGACGTGCGCGCCGGCACGGCGACGTCACCGCTCGAGACCGTCGGCGGGGCGTCCCTCGGATCCTCCGGGGCGCCGGAGACCGTCCCCGGGTGGACGGTCGTCCCCCGTGCCGACGTCCTGACCGACAGCGCGCTGCAGGAGGAGATCGCGGCCCTCCGGGTGGCGGTGTCCGTCGATCCGGAGGACGGCTCCGTCCGCACCCGCGAGGGATCCACGGGAGCCGTCTACACGTCCTCGCTCGCCTGGGACGAGCAGTCGCAGACCTTCACGGACGCCGAGACCGGCACGGTGTACGAGCCGTCCGACGACGGCCGGTTCGTCGCGGCCGACGGCTCCGCGCTCCCGACGGGATGGTACGTCGGCGTGGGCTTCGACAACTTCGTGCGCGCCGTGACGGACGCCCGCCTGGCCGGTCCGCTCCTCCAGGTGACCCTGTGGACGTTCGCCTTCGCCATCCTCACGGTGCTCACGAGCTTCGGGCTCGGCCTGCTCTTCGCGATCATCTACAACGACCCGCGCGTGCGGGGCCGCAAGGTGCTGCGCACGCTCATGATCCTCCCCTACGCGTTCCCCGCGTTCATGTCGGCGCTCCTCTGGCGCGGCATGCTGAACTCCGAGTTCGGGGTGGTCAACGACCTCTTCTTCTTCGGCGCCGAGATCAACTGGCTCGGCGACCCCGTGCTGGCCAAGCTCGCCGTGCTCTGGGTCAACCTCTGGCTGAGCTATCCCTACTGGTTCCTCGTGTGCACGGGCGCGCTGCAGGCCCTGCCCGCCGACACGCTGGAGGCGGCGACGATCGACGGGGCAGGCCGGTGGCGACGCTTCCGCTCCATCGTCCTGCCGCTGCTGCTCGTGTCGACCGCGCCGCTGGCGATCTCGTCGTTCGCGTTCAACTTCAACAACTTCACGATCATCTACATGCTCTCCGGCGGCGGACCGGCGTTCGTCGGCAACTCCGGCCTCGGCGCCACCGACATCCTCATCTCCGCGATCTACCAGATCTCCGGCGTCTCGGGCGGGGCCGCCGACTACGGCCTCGCGAGCGCCCTGTCGATCGTCGTCTTCGTCGTCATCGGCGTCATCTCCGCGCTGGCGTTCCGCCAGACCCGCAAGCTCGAGGAGTTCCAGTGA
- the metG gene encoding methionine--tRNA ligase, whose product MTSGRSFYITTPIYYPSDVPHIGHGYTSVAVDTLARWHRQAGDDTWMLTGTDEHGQKMLRAAAANGVTPQEWVDKLVSESWFPLLETLDVANDDFIRTTQERHERNVQVFFQRLYDRGYIYAGEYEALYCVGCEEFKPESEIVDGAGPFEGLKVCAIHSKPLELLHEKNYFFKLSEFQDRLLELYRAEPDFVRPESARNEVVSFVSQGLKDLSISRSTFDWGITVPWDESHVIYVWVDALLNYATAVGYGADEDLFARRWPGYHVVGKDILRFHAVIWPAMLMAAGLDVPKGVFAHGWLLVGGEKMSKSKLTGIAPTEITDVFGSDAYRYYFLSAISFGQDGSFSWEDLSARYQSELANGFGNLASRAIAMIGKYFDGVVPAPGPYSEGDLAIQRAVATAVVAADEAIERFRIDEAIKAVWTIVDELNGYITENEPWVLAKDDALRERLATVLYTCVEGLRALAVLLSPVMPVATARLWRALGVEEGLGALTAQPLREAGVWGGVPAGTTTTALDPLFPRVVQPE is encoded by the coding sequence GTGACTTCCGGCCGTTCCTTCTACATCACCACGCCGATCTACTATCCGAGCGATGTCCCGCACATCGGGCACGGGTACACGTCCGTGGCGGTGGACACGCTCGCGCGCTGGCACCGCCAGGCGGGGGACGACACCTGGATGCTCACGGGCACCGACGAGCACGGCCAGAAGATGCTGCGCGCCGCCGCGGCGAACGGCGTGACGCCGCAGGAGTGGGTCGACAAGCTCGTCAGCGAGTCGTGGTTCCCGCTGCTGGAGACGCTCGACGTCGCCAACGACGACTTCATCCGCACGACGCAGGAGCGGCACGAGCGCAACGTGCAGGTGTTCTTCCAGCGGCTGTACGACCGCGGCTACATCTACGCGGGCGAGTACGAGGCGCTCTACTGCGTGGGATGCGAGGAGTTCAAGCCGGAGTCCGAGATCGTCGACGGCGCCGGGCCGTTCGAGGGGCTCAAGGTCTGTGCGATCCACTCCAAGCCCCTCGAGCTGCTGCACGAGAAGAACTACTTCTTCAAGCTCAGCGAGTTCCAGGACCGGCTGCTGGAGCTGTACAGGGCCGAGCCCGACTTCGTCCGCCCGGAGTCGGCGCGCAACGAGGTCGTCTCCTTCGTCTCGCAGGGGCTGAAGGACCTCTCCATCTCCCGCTCGACCTTCGACTGGGGGATCACCGTCCCCTGGGACGAGTCGCACGTCATCTACGTGTGGGTGGACGCCCTCCTGAACTACGCCACCGCCGTCGGGTACGGCGCCGACGAGGACCTGTTCGCGCGCCGCTGGCCCGGCTACCACGTCGTGGGGAAGGACATCCTGCGGTTCCACGCCGTGATCTGGCCCGCGATGCTCATGGCGGCGGGCCTCGACGTCCCCAAGGGCGTCTTCGCCCACGGCTGGCTCCTCGTCGGCGGCGAGAAGATGTCGAAGTCGAAGCTCACCGGAATCGCGCCGACGGAGATCACGGACGTCTTCGGCTCGGACGCCTACCGCTACTACTTCCTCTCGGCGATCTCCTTCGGGCAGGACGGGTCGTTCTCGTGGGAGGACCTCTCGGCGCGCTACCAGTCCGAGCTCGCGAACGGCTTCGGAAACCTCGCCTCGCGCGCCATCGCGATGATCGGCAAGTACTTCGACGGCGTCGTGCCGGCGCCGGGACCGTACTCCGAGGGCGATCTGGCGATCCAGCGGGCCGTCGCGACGGCCGTCGTCGCGGCGGACGAGGCCATCGAGCGATTCCGCATCGACGAGGCGATCAAGGCGGTGTGGACGATCGTCGACGAGCTCAACGGCTACATCACCGAGAACGAGCCGTGGGTCCTCGCCAAGGACGACGCGCTGCGCGAGCGTCTCGCGACCGTGCTGTACACGTGCGTCGAGGGGCTGCGCGCGCTCGCCGTGCTCCTCTCGCCCGTCATGCCCGTCGCGACGGCCAGGCTGTGGCGCGCGCTCGGCGTCGAAGAGGGCCTCGGCGCGCTCACCGCGCAGCCGCTGCGCGAGGCCGGAGTCTGGGGCGGTGTCCCGGCGGGGACGACGACCACGGCGCTCGACCCGCTCTTCCCGCGCGTCGTGCAGCCGGAGTGA
- a CDS encoding beta-galactosidase — translation MSHPTAWPALTGIAYGGDYNPEQWPRDVWREDVRRMREAGVSLVSIGIFSWALIERSEGEFDFGWLDEVIGLLHENGVSVDLGTPTASPPAWFFAAHPEARVIARDGTVMGFGSRGMASHSSPAYREAIVRIATALAERYGDHPAVVLWHVHNEYGVPVGEDYSPASVGAFREWLKDRYGSLDALNAAWGTAFWGQRYAEWAHIGAPAAAPSVVNPAQRLDFHRFTDHQLRACFVAERDAIRAHAAQPITTNFMANQSWTTDLWAWGREVDVVSDDHYLWAADEDAHIGLAIAADLSRSVGGGRPWILMEHSTSAVNWQPRNIAKRPGEMARNSLSHVARGADAVLFFQWRAARSGAEKFHSAMLPHAGTDSRVWREVVGLGDALGRLGDLRGTEVEADVAILWDFESFWAQDLEWRPTDDLSHQERVRAFYERLWRDGITADFALPGHDLSRYRLVIAPAQYLLTAADAESLTRYVAGGGTLVVSYFSAVVDENDAVHPGGFLSPLREALGVDVEEHLPLRAGAAASVTWRDGASLRAGHWQEALRLHGAEVVGSYADGPGVETAHRAAITRSRLGAGTGWYVSTRLDADGLRTVMADVYADAGLTPAATPEGLEVVRRRSAERSFVIAVNHRDEDAELAATGHELLTGVDADGTFSVPAGGVAVIEIGTTSGGDR, via the coding sequence ATGTCCCACCCGACCGCCTGGCCCGCGCTGACGGGGATCGCCTACGGCGGCGACTACAACCCGGAGCAGTGGCCCCGCGACGTCTGGCGCGAGGACGTCCGCCGGATGCGCGAGGCGGGGGTGAGCCTCGTGAGCATCGGCATCTTCTCGTGGGCGCTCATCGAGAGGAGCGAGGGCGAGTTCGACTTCGGCTGGCTCGACGAGGTCATCGGCCTGCTGCACGAGAACGGCGTCTCCGTGGACCTCGGCACGCCCACCGCCTCTCCGCCCGCCTGGTTCTTCGCCGCCCACCCCGAGGCGCGCGTGATCGCCCGCGACGGGACCGTCATGGGGTTCGGATCGCGCGGCATGGCCTCTCACTCCTCCCCCGCCTATCGCGAGGCGATCGTGCGGATCGCCACGGCTCTCGCCGAGCGCTACGGCGACCATCCGGCCGTCGTCCTGTGGCACGTGCACAACGAGTACGGCGTCCCCGTCGGGGAGGACTACTCCCCCGCCTCCGTCGGCGCGTTCCGCGAATGGCTGAAGGACCGCTACGGCTCCCTCGATGCGCTCAACGCCGCCTGGGGCACGGCGTTCTGGGGGCAGCGCTACGCCGAATGGGCGCACATCGGCGCGCCCGCCGCCGCGCCGTCCGTCGTGAACCCGGCACAGCGGCTCGACTTCCACCGGTTCACCGACCATCAGCTGCGCGCCTGCTTCGTCGCCGAGCGCGACGCCATCCGCGCCCATGCCGCGCAGCCGATCACGACGAACTTCATGGCGAACCAGAGCTGGACGACCGACCTGTGGGCCTGGGGCCGCGAGGTCGACGTCGTCTCGGACGACCACTACCTCTGGGCGGCCGACGAGGACGCGCACATCGGCCTCGCGATCGCCGCCGACCTCTCGCGCTCGGTGGGCGGGGGCAGGCCGTGGATCCTCATGGAGCACTCGACGTCGGCCGTGAACTGGCAGCCGCGCAACATCGCCAAGCGGCCGGGCGAGATGGCCCGCAACTCGCTCTCCCACGTCGCGCGCGGTGCCGACGCCGTGCTCTTCTTCCAGTGGCGCGCCGCGCGCTCGGGAGCGGAGAAGTTCCACTCCGCGATGCTCCCCCACGCGGGGACGGACTCGCGCGTCTGGCGCGAGGTCGTCGGGCTCGGCGACGCGCTCGGGCGCCTGGGAGACCTGCGGGGCACCGAGGTCGAGGCCGACGTCGCGATCCTGTGGGACTTCGAGTCCTTCTGGGCGCAGGACCTCGAGTGGCGACCGACCGACGACCTCTCGCATCAGGAACGCGTGCGCGCCTTCTACGAGCGTCTGTGGCGGGACGGCATCACGGCCGACTTCGCGCTGCCGGGGCACGACCTGTCGCGCTACCGTCTCGTGATCGCCCCCGCACAGTACCTGCTGACGGCGGCGGACGCCGAGAGCCTCACGCGCTACGTCGCCGGCGGCGGCACGCTCGTGGTGTCGTACTTCTCCGCCGTCGTCGACGAGAACGACGCCGTCCACCCCGGCGGCTTCCTCTCCCCGCTGCGTGAGGCGCTCGGAGTCGACGTCGAGGAGCACCTGCCGCTGCGGGCGGGCGCAGCCGCTTCCGTCACGTGGCGCGACGGCGCGTCGCTCCGCGCCGGTCACTGGCAGGAGGCGCTGCGCCTGCACGGCGCCGAGGTCGTCGGCTCCTACGCCGACGGCCCGGGCGTGGAGACCGCGCACCGAGCCGCGATCACGCGGAGCCGTCTCGGCGCCGGCACCGGCTGGTACGTCTCGACGCGACTCGACGCCGACGGCCTGCGCACGGTCATGGCCGACGTGTACGCCGACGCGGGGCTCACGCCCGCCGCGACGCCCGAGGGCCTCGAGGTCGTCCGACGGCGTTCGGCGGAGAGGTCGTTCGTCATCGCCGTCAACCACCGCGACGAGGATGCGGAGCTCGCCGCCACCGGCCATGAGCTCCTCACCGGCGTCGACGCCGACGGCACGTTCTCCGTGCCCGCCGGCGGCGTCGCCGTCATCGAGATCGGCACCACCTCAGGCGGTGATCGCTGA
- a CDS encoding sugar ABC transporter substrate-binding protein — translation MRTQMGFAGLVAASALVLAGCGGSGDTTSGEEPAEGGASSDAELVVWTDEEREEAIAAAAEQFETDTGATVTLVQKNFEDLRNDFIAQVPTGEGPDITVGAHDWLGALVTAGVVDTIDLGDAGSDFEPVALEAMTYDGQLYALPYSLETVALIQNVDLVGDETPATWDDLVQSAADAGAERPIAVNTAGETGDAYTMYGLQTSFGAPVFVQDDTGSYTTEVGMGGANGEAFAQWLHDNGTAGTGYISTTVDYDINNELFDSGQTPYTIQGPWAMSAFADVPNIAVGPIPSAGGEPAAPFVGVQGFYLSSQSENALLAQEFLVNYLGTEDAQRALYEADPRIPAFSSLAEEVSSDPIIAGFVASSQNGVPMPSIPEMGSVWDLWNAAEVQIIGGADPASTWSQMVSDLEAELG, via the coding sequence ATGCGCACGCAGATGGGATTCGCCGGCCTCGTGGCCGCGTCAGCACTGGTGCTGGCCGGCTGCGGCGGCAGCGGCGACACGACATCGGGCGAGGAGCCCGCGGAAGGCGGAGCCTCGAGCGACGCCGAGCTCGTCGTCTGGACCGACGAGGAGCGCGAGGAGGCGATCGCCGCGGCGGCCGAGCAGTTCGAGACCGACACGGGAGCGACCGTGACCCTCGTGCAGAAGAACTTCGAGGACCTCCGCAACGACTTCATCGCACAGGTCCCCACCGGCGAAGGCCCCGACATCACGGTCGGCGCGCACGACTGGCTCGGGGCCCTCGTCACGGCGGGCGTCGTCGACACGATCGACCTCGGCGACGCGGGCTCCGACTTCGAGCCCGTCGCGCTGGAGGCGATGACCTACGACGGTCAGCTCTACGCCCTCCCCTACTCGCTCGAGACGGTCGCGCTCATCCAGAACGTCGACCTCGTGGGCGACGAGACCCCCGCCACGTGGGACGACCTCGTCCAGAGCGCGGCGGACGCGGGCGCCGAGCGCCCGATCGCGGTCAACACGGCGGGCGAGACGGGCGACGCGTACACGATGTACGGGCTGCAGACCTCCTTCGGCGCCCCCGTCTTCGTGCAGGACGACACCGGGTCGTACACGACCGAGGTCGGCATGGGCGGAGCGAACGGCGAGGCGTTCGCGCAGTGGCTGCACGACAACGGAACGGCCGGCACGGGGTACATCTCCACGACGGTCGACTACGACATCAACAACGAGCTGTTCGACAGCGGCCAGACGCCCTACACGATCCAGGGGCCGTGGGCGATGAGCGCGTTCGCCGACGTCCCGAACATCGCCGTGGGGCCCATCCCCTCTGCGGGCGGCGAGCCCGCGGCTCCCTTCGTGGGCGTGCAGGGCTTCTACCTGAGCTCGCAGAGCGAGAACGCCCTGCTCGCCCAGGAGTTCCTCGTGAACTACCTCGGCACCGAGGACGCCCAGCGCGCGCTCTACGAGGCCGATCCGCGCATCCCCGCCTTCTCGTCGCTCGCCGAGGAGGTCTCGTCCGACCCGATCATCGCCGGATTCGTCGCATCGTCGCAGAACGGCGTCCCCATGCCGAGCATCCCCGAGATGGGATCGGTCTGGGACCTGTGGAACGCGGCGGAGGTGCAGATCATCGGCGGCGCCGACCCGGCGTCGACGTGGAGCCAGATGGTCTCCGACCTCGAGGCGGAACTGGGCTGA
- a CDS encoding sugar ABC transporter permease, producing the protein MSTVTSPSTSSAPGRRPARRSRWWAEVGWKYPVAVVVLVYATFPLLYIVSASLNPRGSLAGSSALFSAVSADNYAALGDTRFWTWMGNTVYVGGAAAIGAVLMGAAAAYAFSRFRFRGRRVGLTSLLVIQMFPQTVAFVAVFLLLLALGEVVPALGINSRIALICVYLGGALGANTFLMYGFFNSIPVELDESAKIDGASHAQIFWRIVMPLVTPVLAVVALLAFISAFGDFILARIVLTSEENWTLAVGMYQWVSNQLTSRWGIFAAGSVLASIPVLALFLSLQRYIVGGLTAGSVKG; encoded by the coding sequence ATGAGCACCGTGACCTCGCCGTCCACGTCCTCCGCTCCCGGACGCCGTCCGGCGCGCCGCAGCCGCTGGTGGGCCGAGGTCGGATGGAAGTACCCCGTCGCGGTCGTCGTCCTCGTGTACGCGACGTTCCCGCTGCTGTACATCGTGTCGGCGTCGCTCAACCCGCGCGGGAGCCTCGCCGGATCGAGCGCGCTGTTCTCCGCCGTGAGCGCCGACAACTACGCCGCGCTCGGCGACACCCGGTTCTGGACGTGGATGGGCAACACCGTCTACGTCGGAGGAGCCGCCGCGATCGGGGCCGTGCTCATGGGGGCCGCGGCCGCCTACGCGTTCTCGCGCTTCCGGTTCCGCGGGCGGCGCGTGGGCCTCACGAGCCTCCTCGTCATCCAGATGTTCCCGCAGACCGTGGCGTTCGTGGCGGTGTTCCTCCTGCTGCTCGCGCTCGGCGAGGTCGTGCCCGCGCTCGGCATCAACTCGCGCATCGCGCTCATCTGCGTCTACCTCGGCGGGGCGCTGGGGGCGAACACGTTCCTCATGTACGGGTTCTTCAACTCCATCCCCGTCGAGCTCGACGAGTCGGCGAAGATCGACGGCGCCTCGCACGCGCAGATCTTCTGGCGCATCGTCATGCCGCTCGTGACGCCGGTGCTCGCCGTCGTCGCGCTCCTGGCGTTCATCTCGGCGTTCGGCGACTTCATCCTCGCGAGGATCGTCCTGACGAGCGAGGAGAACTGGACCCTCGCGGTCGGCATGTACCAGTGGGTGTCGAACCAGCTCACCTCCCGCTGGGGGATCTTCGCGGCGGGCTCCGTGCTGGCCTCCATCCCCGTCCTCGCGCTGTTCCTGTCGCTGCAGCGCTACATCGTCGGCGGCCTCACGGCCGGATCCGTGAAGGGCTGA
- a CDS encoding LacI family DNA-binding transcriptional regulator, with amino-acid sequence MGQSTAGRKPTIRDVAAAAGVSRGTVSRVINGGHWVSPDARAAVEDAIRRTGYTANHHARSLATGRAGSLAFLLTEPHHLLFEDPTYALLLRGAAEALSKRSMTLVLLVAGTEDEKANVLEYVRAGHVDGVLLISSHESDPFLGRMREAGVPIVCSGLPLALAGQVPSVAIDERAGAREMTRYLRERGHRRIAHIAGPDDTPGGRFRLEGFREQMGEAFAPELVESGDYGRASGAAAMSRLLARTRDIDAVFAASDSMAAGAIATLRREGLRVPEDVAVAGFDDSGLAETHEPALTTIRQPWARISEEMVAMVVDVIGGGAGREVTLPTELVVRESA; translated from the coding sequence ATGGGGCAGAGCACGGCGGGTCGCAAGCCGACCATCCGCGACGTCGCCGCGGCCGCGGGGGTCTCGCGCGGCACGGTCTCGCGCGTCATCAACGGCGGGCACTGGGTCTCGCCGGACGCGCGCGCCGCCGTCGAGGACGCCATCCGCCGCACGGGCTACACCGCGAACCACCACGCCCGCAGTCTCGCCACCGGGCGGGCGGGCTCGCTCGCCTTCCTCCTGACCGAGCCGCACCACCTGCTGTTCGAGGACCCGACGTACGCCCTGCTGCTGCGCGGAGCCGCCGAGGCGCTCTCGAAGCGCTCGATGACGCTCGTGCTCCTCGTCGCGGGAACCGAGGACGAGAAGGCGAACGTGCTCGAGTACGTGCGGGCCGGGCACGTCGACGGCGTGCTGCTCATCTCCAGCCACGAGTCCGATCCCTTCCTCGGGAGGATGCGCGAGGCCGGGGTCCCGATCGTGTGCTCGGGCCTGCCGCTCGCCCTCGCCGGCCAGGTGCCCTCCGTGGCGATCGACGAGCGGGCCGGGGCGCGGGAGATGACCCGCTATCTGCGCGAACGCGGCCACCGCCGTATCGCCCATATCGCAGGCCCCGACGACACACCCGGCGGGCGGTTCCGGCTCGAGGGCTTCCGCGAGCAGATGGGGGAGGCGTTCGCGCCGGAGCTCGTGGAGTCCGGCGACTACGGCAGGGCGTCGGGGGCGGCCGCGATGAGCCGCCTGCTCGCGCGCACCCGCGACATCGACGCCGTCTTCGCCGCCTCCGACAGCATGGCCGCCGGTGCGATCGCGACGCTGCGGCGCGAGGGGCTGAGGGTGCCGGAGGACGTCGCCGTGGCCGGCTTCGACGACTCGGGCCTCGCGGAGACGCACGAGCCGGCCCTCACGACCATCCGGCAGCCGTGGGCGCGCATCAGCGAGGAGATGGTGGCGATGGTCGTCGACGTGATCGGCGGGGGAGCCGGGCGCGAGGTGACGCTGCCCACGGAGCTCGTCGTGCGGGAGAGCGCGTAA